A genomic stretch from Bacteroidetes Order II. bacterium includes:
- a CDS encoding biotin/lipoyl-binding protein, with translation MSQETVPDSPPPTLDSPTKQPRRSQKIRAHHWAGIVLFMAIGGILAYAFYPKLMGAGEEGRDNAVQRPGATAKIEAVNVLPMAFPIRVEATGHLAAWKQAEISAEMSGLIITRNIEEGRFVAAGHVLFQLDDRELRLSLREAQTELLKARTAFATQTIGQDS, from the coding sequence ATGTCTCAGGAAACCGTCCCAGATTCTCCTCCCCCAACATTGGATTCTCCCACCAAGCAGCCACGCAGAAGCCAAAAAATTCGTGCGCATCATTGGGCTGGTATTGTGCTTTTTATGGCCATTGGCGGCATCCTGGCTTATGCCTTTTATCCCAAATTAATGGGAGCAGGAGAAGAAGGCCGAGACAATGCGGTGCAACGTCCGGGTGCAACCGCCAAAATCGAAGCGGTGAATGTGCTTCCAATGGCATTCCCCATTCGAGTTGAGGCTACCGGACACTTGGCGGCCTGGAAACAAGCGGAAATAAGTGCCGAAATGAGTGGTTTGATTATTACCCGCAACATTGAAGAAGGTCGTTTTGTGGCAGCAGGGCATGTTTTATTTCAGTTAGACGACCGCGAGCTTCGTTTAAGTCTCCGAGAAGCCCAAACCGAACTCCTGAAAGCACGCACCGCCTTCGCCACCCAGACGATTGGCCAGGACAGC
- a CDS encoding HmuY family protein has translation MFLLNKRLITAFLALSIGACDLTSNDDKKVVSSDVKDLPADPAVLTGSTSQPKTTGRFTFFSFKDNKIIANTDSATTKWDVGFRATTIIVNSGSSGPGNTQAQVLTGSFDELTTAPTTGYYKDDKANTTRPFAIPVGSGNGWFNYNGATQLASPIPGKLLLFKTTDGKYVKLQILSYYKGAPIAPDALKDTARHYTFRYVYQGDGSATFPAAK, from the coding sequence ATGTTTTTATTGAACAAACGCCTTATTACGGCCTTCTTGGCGCTCTCCATTGGTGCGTGCGACCTAACTTCTAACGACGACAAAAAAGTGGTCAGTTCGGATGTGAAAGACCTTCCGGCAGACCCTGCCGTGCTTACAGGCTCTACCTCGCAACCCAAAACAACGGGAAGGTTTACGTTTTTCAGCTTCAAAGACAACAAAATAATTGCCAATACCGATTCTGCCACCACTAAATGGGACGTAGGCTTCCGCGCCACCACCATCATTGTGAATAGCGGGAGCAGTGGGCCGGGCAATACGCAGGCACAAGTCCTAACCGGGTCTTTCGACGAACTCACGACTGCCCCCACAACCGGATATTATAAGGACGACAAAGCCAATACAACCCGCCCTTTTGCCATTCCAGTAGGCTCTGGCAATGGATGGTTTAACTATAATGGTGCAACCCAACTGGCGTCCCCCATTCCAGGCAAACTTCTTCTATTCAAAACGACAGATGGAAAATATGTAAAACTCCAAATTCTGAGTTATTATAAGGGGGCACCCATTGCACCGGATGCCCTAAAAGACACTGCTCGGCACTATACTTTCCGATATGTGTATCAAGGCGATGGGTCGGCAACGTTCCCTGCTGCAAAATAA
- a CDS encoding TonB-dependent receptor gives MLLKNIYSYQSVGFMVVSLITAFLWGSAILAQGLKDSTQTTFLGEIEITSTKTTKGLSQQSIPITVITKEDLGRLGRNRLSDILAGIPNLRVQYNHGAGVQVQGLDPAYTLIMIDGEPMIGREAGTLDLSRISVDQIERVEIIRGAASSLYGSEALAGVINIVTRSTDAGTRLHVSNQFETNRTLSSHLRANWQKGKWSSKAEATLYRSSGYELTDSDGIDPTVPPFRDLSGGAELRHQHNNHKTAAKFRFGNQTQKNLTNLYSQSGAILYQQEGARTEWTAGIHGEKNWKGTQKFTYRFYNASFGTLLRVVPIVEGSINQTQYNQTLLKVEAQYDWLWRKNHFFILGTGYSKERVQADRVSGESQSRNNAFLYLQNDYVGSKFDLTGSLRADHFQAYGFRITPKISGLYKPSAQWRIRTSVGSGFKSPTFQQLYMDYNNPVVGYNVFGATGIRAGLDNLAAQGQLLTITTNLQQAEQLAPETAWAFNFGADFLPHKSLIVKANLFRNEVKNLIETRAVAIKKNGQQVFTYGNLSQIYTQGAEIETQFRIWEGQLDLSYQFLDTADHKVLRQIKSGELYTTRNGFPKRMSRREYAGLFNRSRHQAQAAFSRLISFEDHLLTDRWDFRVQTRIQLQGRYALQDLNGNLVADIAEEFIPAHLLLHLNLQKNIHPKANARAGIQNVTNYQHLQMPHLAGRIWYAGFELSL, from the coding sequence ATGCTTTTAAAAAATATTTATTCCTATCAGAGTGTTGGCTTTATGGTTGTTAGTCTAATAACAGCCTTCCTTTGGGGTTCCGCTATTTTGGCTCAAGGTCTCAAAGATTCCACCCAAACCACCTTTCTTGGAGAAATCGAAATCACCTCCACCAAAACCACAAAGGGTTTGTCTCAACAAAGCATTCCCATAACGGTTATTACAAAAGAAGATTTGGGGCGTTTAGGCCGAAACCGGCTTTCAGATATTTTGGCGGGCATTCCCAACCTTCGTGTTCAGTACAACCACGGAGCAGGTGTACAGGTTCAAGGATTAGACCCGGCCTATACCCTTATTATGATAGACGGCGAGCCGATGATTGGGCGTGAAGCTGGGACTTTAGACCTTTCCAGAATCTCGGTGGACCAAATTGAACGGGTGGAAATCATCCGAGGGGCGGCCTCTTCTTTATACGGAAGCGAAGCACTGGCAGGCGTTATTAATATCGTTACGCGCTCGACGGATGCTGGCACTCGGCTACATGTTTCTAACCAATTTGAAACCAATCGCACCTTGTCTTCGCACCTCCGGGCCAACTGGCAGAAGGGGAAATGGAGCAGCAAAGCCGAGGCTACCCTATACCGAAGCAGTGGGTATGAACTAACCGACTCGGACGGCATAGATCCAACCGTTCCGCCCTTCCGAGACCTTTCTGGAGGCGCGGAACTGCGACACCAACACAACAACCATAAAACTGCCGCAAAATTCCGCTTTGGGAATCAAACACAAAAAAATCTAACCAATCTCTACAGCCAATCGGGAGCAATCTTATATCAGCAAGAAGGCGCTCGGACGGAATGGACGGCAGGAATCCACGGCGAAAAAAACTGGAAAGGAACACAGAAGTTTACCTACCGCTTCTATAACGCATCCTTTGGAACCCTCTTGCGTGTAGTTCCGATCGTAGAAGGCTCCATCAACCAAACCCAATACAATCAAACATTACTAAAAGTAGAAGCACAGTACGATTGGTTATGGCGAAAGAATCATTTTTTCATTCTTGGTACGGGGTATTCCAAAGAGAGGGTACAAGCCGATCGTGTCTCCGGTGAAAGCCAGTCCCGAAATAATGCGTTTTTATATCTCCAAAACGATTATGTAGGAAGCAAATTTGATCTAACAGGTAGCCTACGTGCAGACCATTTTCAAGCATATGGTTTCCGCATAACCCCAAAAATATCAGGACTTTACAAACCAAGTGCCCAATGGCGAATTCGTACATCGGTGGGGAGTGGCTTTAAATCCCCTACCTTCCAACAACTTTATATGGATTATAACAATCCGGTTGTGGGGTATAATGTCTTCGGCGCTACGGGAATCCGAGCCGGTCTTGACAATTTGGCTGCACAAGGTCAACTTTTGACCATCACCACCAACTTGCAACAGGCCGAGCAATTAGCACCGGAAACTGCTTGGGCTTTTAATTTTGGAGCCGACTTTTTGCCCCACAAATCGCTGATTGTTAAGGCCAACCTTTTCCGTAACGAGGTAAAAAACCTAATCGAAACCCGTGCCGTTGCAATTAAGAAAAATGGCCAACAAGTGTTTACCTATGGAAACCTATCACAAATTTATACCCAAGGTGCAGAAATAGAAACCCAATTCAGGATTTGGGAGGGGCAATTAGACCTAAGTTATCAATTTTTGGACACCGCAGACCATAAAGTCCTCCGTCAGATAAAGAGTGGAGAACTTTATACCACGAGGAATGGCTTCCCCAAGCGCATGTCTCGACGGGAATATGCCGGGCTTTTTAACCGCTCCCGCCACCAAGCCCAAGCGGCATTTTCTCGCTTGATCTCTTTTGAAGACCACTTGCTCACGGATCGCTGGGATTTTCGGGTGCAAACGCGGATACAACTACAAGGGCGTTACGCCCTTCAAGACCTCAATGGAAACTTGGTGGCAGACATTGCAGAAGAATTCATTCCGGCGCACCTTCTGCTCCATCTCAACCTCCAAAAAAACATCCACCCAAAAGCCAACGCTCGTGCAGGTATCCAGAATGTGACGAATTACCAACACCTCCAAATGCCCCATCTTGCGGGTCGTATTTGGTATGCAGGCTTTGAACTTTCTCTCTAA
- a CDS encoding S9 family peptidase, giving the protein MKKTFALLVLVVFDLPLFAQNTYQLPPPDLKAVADAPNTPSVSLSPDYATMAILETSDMPPIAELAEPELRLAGLRIKPATNGASRGGFITAMSFRSLSDQKEVKVMGLPPEGRMGPPMWSPDGKRVAFTVTFKDRIEIWGTEVKSGKAFRLSARKMNTTLNNACSWQDNARLLCFTIPTDRKAAPIADPAPKGPVVQENLGRSAPARTFQDLLRNEHDEALFDHYFTSQPVMVSWGGATQNFGPAAIYDNISTSPDGNYFLVSTIRRPYSYLVTVGAFPRKLEVWDKKAKMVYVLAELPLQDTVPIGFNATTTGVRGANWRPDVAATLFWVEALDGGDPKNKVPFRDQVYTLSAPFSGEKLPIARTEQRFAGIIWGDKNLALISDTWTQTRSRRTFVMDSSKPMSTLRKLLDLNTEDRYNNPGSPLMKRNQFDRMVLRTTEDGKSLYMQGIGATPDGNRPFLNKMHIEDGKSTELWRAQAPYYESVVALLPDGQSLMTRRESQTEVPNYFMRTLGTDKVKQMTQFPDPYPQLQGISKEIIRYKRADGVDLNAILYLPKGYKKENGPLPTFIWAYPAEFKDAAAAGQVSGSPYTFTRISAGSALMLVLAGYAVLDNASMPIVGVGKEEPNDTFVEQLVASAKAAIDEGVRRGVIDPDRVAVGGHSYGAFMTANLLAHSDLFRAGVARSGAYNRTLTPFGFQNEERTIWQAPEVYSKMSPFMFAHKIKTPILLVHGEADNNPGTFPIQSERLYNAIKGHGGTARYVVLPHESHGYAARESNLHLLWETVQWLDKYVKNAPKRTGTQ; this is encoded by the coding sequence ATGAAAAAAACTTTCGCCCTGTTGGTGTTGGTGGTCTTTGACTTGCCTTTATTCGCCCAAAACACTTATCAGCTTCCTCCGCCAGACCTGAAGGCCGTCGCCGATGCGCCCAATACGCCATCCGTCTCACTTAGCCCCGATTACGCCACCATGGCGATTTTGGAAACGTCGGACATGCCGCCCATTGCAGAACTGGCAGAGCCAGAACTCCGATTGGCCGGACTCCGGATCAAACCAGCGACCAATGGCGCGAGCCGAGGTGGGTTTATTACGGCGATGTCATTTCGGAGCCTTTCGGATCAAAAAGAAGTCAAGGTAATGGGGCTTCCTCCAGAAGGCAGGATGGGGCCTCCGATGTGGTCGCCTGATGGCAAACGGGTTGCTTTTACGGTCACGTTTAAAGACCGTATTGAAATTTGGGGCACCGAAGTAAAATCGGGCAAAGCCTTTCGCCTTTCTGCCAGAAAGATGAACACGACCTTAAACAATGCCTGTTCATGGCAAGACAATGCCAGATTGCTCTGTTTTACGATCCCCACCGATCGAAAGGCCGCCCCAATCGCCGATCCCGCCCCCAAAGGCCCCGTTGTACAGGAAAATTTGGGACGTTCTGCCCCAGCCCGTACATTTCAGGACTTACTTCGGAACGAACACGACGAAGCCCTATTTGACCACTACTTCACATCGCAACCCGTCATGGTTTCTTGGGGCGGAGCAACACAAAATTTTGGCCCAGCGGCTATTTATGACAATATTTCGACATCCCCCGATGGAAATTATTTTCTGGTTTCCACCATCCGTCGCCCTTATTCCTATTTGGTAACGGTTGGTGCTTTTCCCCGAAAATTGGAAGTGTGGGACAAAAAAGCCAAGATGGTCTATGTCTTGGCCGAGTTACCTTTACAAGACACTGTACCGATTGGCTTTAATGCCACTACAACAGGTGTTCGTGGTGCAAACTGGCGACCCGATGTTGCCGCAACCCTGTTTTGGGTAGAAGCCTTAGATGGCGGCGATCCAAAAAATAAGGTCCCTTTCCGTGACCAAGTCTATACCCTGTCGGCACCATTCTCTGGGGAAAAATTGCCTATTGCCAGAACCGAACAACGCTTTGCGGGCATCATATGGGGAGACAAAAACCTTGCCCTCATCTCGGATACTTGGACGCAAACCAGAAGCCGTCGAACGTTTGTAATGGATTCCTCCAAGCCCATGAGTACACTTCGAAAATTGCTTGATCTAAATACCGAAGACCGCTATAACAATCCAGGAAGCCCCTTAATGAAGCGAAATCAGTTTGACCGGATGGTTTTGCGCACAACCGAAGACGGAAAATCGCTTTACATGCAAGGAATAGGGGCTACACCCGACGGAAATCGTCCGTTTCTGAATAAGATGCACATCGAGGATGGAAAATCTACCGAACTTTGGCGTGCTCAGGCACCTTATTACGAATCCGTTGTTGCCCTGCTCCCAGACGGTCAATCGCTCATGACCCGCCGTGAATCTCAAACCGAAGTACCCAATTATTTCATGCGGACGCTCGGAACCGACAAAGTGAAACAAATGACGCAATTTCCTGACCCATACCCACAATTGCAAGGCATTAGCAAAGAAATTATCCGCTATAAACGCGCAGATGGCGTAGATCTGAACGCCATTTTATACCTGCCGAAGGGCTATAAAAAAGAAAACGGGCCTTTGCCCACTTTTATTTGGGCCTATCCTGCCGAATTTAAAGATGCCGCTGCCGCAGGACAGGTTAGCGGTTCCCCATATACCTTCACCCGTATTTCTGCCGGATCGGCGCTGATGCTGGTTTTGGCGGGCTATGCTGTTTTAGACAATGCTTCCATGCCCATCGTTGGCGTTGGCAAAGAAGAACCCAACGACACCTTTGTTGAACAATTGGTAGCAAGCGCAAAAGCAGCTATAGACGAAGGCGTCCGCCGTGGCGTCATTGATCCCGACCGCGTGGCTGTCGGAGGACACTCTTATGGCGCTTTTATGACGGCCAATTTACTGGCGCATTCAGATCTATTTCGGGCGGGTGTTGCACGAAGCGGGGCATATAACCGAACCCTTACGCCTTTTGGCTTCCAAAACGAGGAACGAACCATCTGGCAGGCGCCAGAAGTCTATTCCAAGATGTCACCCTTCATGTTCGCCCACAAAATAAAAACACCTATTTTATTGGTTCATGGTGAGGCAGACAACAACCCTGGAACCTTTCCCATTCAAAGCGAACGACTGTATAATGCCATCAAAGGTCACGGAGGGACAGCACGATATGTGGTCTTGCCCCATGAATCGCATGGCTACGCAGCACGCGAATCTAACCTCCATTTGCTTTGGGAAACCGTCCAATGGTTAGATAAATATGTCAAAAATGCACCTAAACGAACCGGAACCCAATAA
- a CDS encoding YfcC family protein: MKSFRFPNPLVLLTLCILLASFLTYLVPAGQFDRKEDPLTGRNVVVAGTYKGVASAPVNLWEALMAIPRGLQSAGSVIFLVFLSGAAFAVVDKAGSFRWAAEVLMRKLSHNSVLVIPVIMVLFALGGMVINMQEEIIPLVPVMLLLMRRLGYPPIIAVAVSIGAAAIGAAFSPFNPFQVIIAQKLAEVPLLSGMGFRLVIGGIALSYWIWWVMRYAQKRIATPEYVIQEQVVGGVWRHILILSLVVAMLVGYVVGITVYNWEFEQLTVLYFLLGVAVAIIARLSMDEAVKSFIWGLESMAFAGMIIGFAKAIFVVLDQGQIIDTIVNGVFVPVAHLPVALSAMTMMGIQSLLHFAVPSVSGQAVLTMPVLVPLSDLLGLSRNITVLAYQYGAGLAELLVPTNGALMAILAASGVRYEEWTQFLWPALGGLVGIGLLGIGLGIVFGI; this comes from the coding sequence ATGAAGTCTTTTCGCTTTCCGAATCCATTGGTTCTACTGACCTTGTGTATTTTATTGGCTTCGTTCCTCACCTACTTGGTTCCTGCAGGCCAATTCGACCGCAAAGAAGACCCGTTAACGGGCCGTAATGTGGTGGTGGCAGGAACCTATAAAGGGGTTGCATCGGCGCCTGTTAATTTGTGGGAAGCCCTGATGGCCATTCCACGCGGCCTACAATCGGCAGGTTCGGTCATTTTTTTGGTATTTCTTTCGGGTGCGGCATTTGCTGTTGTGGACAAGGCGGGCTCATTTCGATGGGCTGCCGAGGTACTGATGCGTAAATTATCCCACAACTCTGTTTTGGTGATTCCTGTGATCATGGTATTGTTTGCCTTAGGGGGCATGGTGATCAATATGCAGGAAGAGATTATTCCATTGGTTCCCGTGATGCTTTTGTTGATGCGTCGGCTGGGCTATCCGCCTATTATTGCAGTTGCTGTGAGCATAGGTGCTGCTGCTATTGGCGCGGCATTTAGCCCCTTCAATCCATTTCAGGTGATTATTGCGCAAAAACTGGCCGAAGTCCCCTTGTTATCAGGGATGGGGTTTCGGTTGGTCATTGGGGGGATTGCACTTTCCTACTGGATTTGGTGGGTGATGCGATATGCGCAAAAGAGGATAGCAACCCCCGAGTACGTAATCCAAGAGCAAGTAGTGGGAGGTGTATGGCGTCATATACTCATTCTGTCGCTGGTGGTGGCTATGCTGGTGGGGTATGTGGTGGGGATTACGGTGTATAATTGGGAATTTGAACAACTTACGGTGCTGTATTTTCTGTTAGGTGTTGCAGTGGCAATCATTGCCCGTCTATCAATGGATGAAGCGGTAAAAAGTTTTATTTGGGGGTTGGAAAGCATGGCCTTTGCAGGGATGATTATTGGATTTGCCAAAGCCATTTTTGTGGTGCTGGATCAGGGGCAGATCATTGATACCATAGTGAATGGGGTATTTGTACCTGTTGCCCACTTGCCTGTTGCCCTTTCTGCAATGACCATGATGGGCATTCAAAGCCTGTTACACTTTGCGGTTCCAAGTGTATCGGGGCAGGCGGTTCTGACCATGCCAGTATTGGTACCTCTCTCGGACCTGCTCGGTCTTTCGCGTAATATCACCGTTTTGGCGTATCAATATGGTGCAGGACTGGCGGAGTTATTGGTTCCAACAAATGGGGCCTTAATGGCTATTCTGGCAGCCTCCGGTGTACGGTACGAAGAATGGACACAGTTTTTATGGCCGGCATTGGGTGGATTGGTGGGCATTGGATTATTGGGCATAGGCTTGGGCATTGTTTTTGGAATCTGA